The Aquidulcibacter paucihalophilus genome has a window encoding:
- a CDS encoding FliM/FliN family flagellar motor switch protein, whose product MQVNIAQNPVSSASASECPVSQIEAVEVEISVVLGRSVLPMSQLLRMGRGAVIPLDASETDEVWILANNHPVARGEIEIRDDRIAITVTRAADVYDFMAGAA is encoded by the coding sequence ATGCAAGTCAACATCGCCCAGAACCCCGTCTCCTCAGCGTCAGCGTCAGAGTGCCCAGTGAGTCAGATCGAAGCCGTCGAAGTCGAAATTTCGGTCGTCCTGGGGCGTTCCGTCCTGCCGATGAGTCAGCTGCTGCGGATGGGCCGCGGGGCGGTGATCCCGCTTGACGCCTCGGAAACCGACGAAGTCTGGATCCTCGCCAACAACCATCCGGTGGCCCGCGGCGAGATCGAAATCCGCGACGACCGCATCGCGATCACGGTGACCCGGGCGGCGGATGTTTACGACTTCATGGCCGGAGCGGCCTGA
- a CDS encoding four helix bundle protein — protein MAEVRSYRDLLVWQRAMDLAAATYELSRAYPRDEQFGLTSQTRRAATSIAANIAEGYGRSTKPAYLNFLRIAQGSLKELETHLILAERVGVTASGSTDSLLSAADELGRMLNSLISKLQSHSAR, from the coding sequence ATGGCCGAAGTGCGCAGCTATCGAGACCTTCTTGTCTGGCAGCGAGCCATGGACCTTGCGGCCGCTACCTACGAACTTAGCCGCGCCTATCCTCGCGATGAGCAGTTCGGCCTGACCTCGCAAACGCGTAGAGCGGCCACATCAATCGCAGCCAACATAGCCGAGGGCTACGGACGATCGACGAAGCCGGCCTATCTGAACTTCCTCCGGATCGCGCAAGGCTCGCTCAAAGAGCTGGAAACGCATCTGATCCTTGCCGAGCGGGTCGGCGTGACCGCTTCCGGATCAACCGACAGCCTTCTGAGCGCCGCCGATGAACTCGGAAGAATGCTCAATAGCCTCATCTCCAAACTGCAAAGCCATTCCGCGCGATGA
- a CDS encoding isovaleryl-CoA dehydrogenase yields the protein MSIPNAPQSMEFGLGENADMIRETTARWATDRLAPLAAEIDETNAFKRELWPEMGELGLHGVTVEEEYGGLGLGYLEHVVAMEEVSRASASIGLAYGAHSNLCVNQIRRWGTEAQKQKYLPKLISGEHVGSLAMSEAGSGSDVMSMRTQARKEGDRYVLNGTKFWITNAPHAETLVVYARTGEGNGGVTAFLIEKGMKGFSVSKKLDKMGMRGSDTAELVFEDCEVPEENVMGPVGGGAGVLMSGLDYERAVLAAGPLGIMQAALDVVLPYVRERKQFGKAIGSFQLMQAKVADMYVALNSARAYVYAVARACDQGKTTRYDAAGAILLASENAVKVSLEAVQALGGAGYTKEWPVERLVRDAKLYDIGAGTNEIRRFLIGRELLGS from the coding sequence ATGAGCATTCCCAACGCCCCCCAATCGATGGAATTCGGCCTCGGCGAAAACGCCGACATGATCCGCGAGACCACCGCCCGCTGGGCGACCGACCGTCTGGCCCCCCTGGCCGCCGAGATCGACGAGACCAACGCCTTCAAGCGCGAGCTCTGGCCCGAGATGGGCGAACTGGGCCTGCACGGCGTCACCGTCGAGGAAGAGTACGGCGGCCTCGGCCTCGGCTATCTCGAACACGTCGTGGCCATGGAAGAGGTGTCCCGCGCCTCCGCCTCGATCGGTCTCGCCTACGGGGCCCACTCCAACCTGTGCGTCAACCAGATCCGCCGCTGGGGCACCGAGGCGCAGAAGCAGAAATACCTGCCCAAACTGATCTCCGGCGAGCACGTCGGCTCGCTCGCCATGTCCGAGGCCGGTTCGGGCTCCGACGTCATGTCGATGCGCACCCAGGCCCGCAAGGAAGGTGACCGCTATGTCCTGAACGGCACCAAATTCTGGATCACCAACGCCCCGCACGCCGAGACCCTGGTGGTCTACGCCCGCACCGGCGAAGGCAACGGCGGCGTCACCGCCTTCCTGATCGAGAAGGGCATGAAGGGCTTCAGCGTCTCGAAGAAGCTGGACAAGATGGGCATGCGCGGCTCGGACACCGCCGAACTGGTGTTCGAGGACTGCGAGGTCCCGGAAGAGAACGTCATGGGCCCGGTCGGCGGCGGTGCCGGCGTGTTGATGAGCGGCCTCGACTATGAGCGCGCCGTGCTGGCGGCCGGCCCTCTGGGCATCATGCAGGCCGCGCTCGACGTGGTGCTGCCCTACGTCCGCGAGCGCAAACAGTTCGGCAAGGCCATCGGCAGCTTCCAACTGATGCAGGCCAAGGTCGCCGACATGTACGTCGCCCTGAACAGCGCCCGCGCCTATGTCTATGCCGTGGCCCGCGCCTGCGACCAGGGCAAGACCACCCGCTACGACGCCGCCGGCGCCATCCTGCTGGCGTCCGAGAATGCGGTGAAGGTCAGCCTCGAGGCCGTCCAGGCCCTCGGCGGTGCCGGCTATACGAAGGAGTGGCCGGTCGAACGGCTGGTCCGCGACGCCAAACTCTACGACATCGGCGCCGGGACGAACGAGATCCGGCGCTTCCTGATCGGGCGGGAATTGCTGGGCAGCTGA
- the mgtE gene encoding magnesium transporter, translated as MSKFADAPLPVASQTEIEHVALDEDYVLTAHFVEKVVDASDSGDGLKLRSLLEDLHPADVADLMGFLTAEHRAVVVLWMPPDLLAETLPELDDNIREEVLERVPHLTLAEALQELDSDDAALVVEDLEDDQREKVLAAMPEVDRAAIENSLRYDEDSAGRLMQREVMAAPSFWNVGDTIDHIRKQGEDLPELFFDIYIVDPLNKPVGGLPVSGLLRAARSIALVDIMEPINAIAVDQDQEEVAYIFEKYHLISAPVVDAAGRLVGQITVDDIVNIIQEENREDILRLAGVSDEDRGSSVSEIVRGRVPWLAINLGTAVLGSIVISWFEVTIAQIVALVILLPIVSAIGGNAGTQALTVTVRALATRELNSSNAARTFRRELAVGLANGLVLAPLIGTAAGLWFRDWRIGAVIGMAMVLNLLVAATVGVLTPLTLSRLKFDPAVSSAVFVTATTDFFGFLIFLGLATLVLL; from the coding sequence GTGAGCAAGTTCGCAGACGCCCCCCTGCCCGTCGCCTCCCAGACTGAAATCGAGCACGTGGCACTGGATGAGGACTATGTCCTCACCGCGCATTTCGTCGAGAAGGTCGTCGACGCCTCCGACTCCGGCGACGGGCTGAAGCTCCGTTCGCTGCTGGAAGACCTGCACCCCGCCGACGTCGCCGACCTGATGGGCTTCCTGACCGCCGAGCACCGTGCGGTCGTCGTGCTGTGGATGCCGCCCGACCTGCTGGCCGAGACCCTGCCGGAGCTGGACGACAACATCCGCGAGGAAGTGCTCGAGCGCGTCCCGCACCTGACCCTGGCCGAGGCGCTGCAGGAGCTGGACTCCGACGACGCTGCCCTGGTGGTCGAGGATCTGGAGGACGACCAGCGCGAGAAGGTGCTGGCGGCCATGCCCGAGGTCGACCGCGCCGCGATCGAGAACTCGCTGCGCTATGACGAGGATTCCGCCGGTCGCCTGATGCAGCGCGAGGTGATGGCCGCGCCGTCGTTCTGGAACGTCGGTGACACCATCGACCACATCCGCAAACAGGGCGAAGATCTGCCCGAGCTGTTCTTCGACATCTATATCGTCGATCCGCTGAACAAGCCGGTCGGCGGCCTGCCCGTCAGCGGCCTGCTCCGCGCGGCCCGCTCGATCGCCCTCGTCGACATCATGGAGCCGATCAATGCGATCGCTGTCGACCAGGACCAGGAAGAAGTCGCCTACATCTTCGAGAAATATCACCTGATCTCGGCCCCCGTCGTCGACGCGGCAGGCCGGCTGGTCGGTCAGATTACCGTCGATGACATCGTCAACATCATCCAGGAAGAGAACCGCGAGGACATCCTGCGCCTCGCCGGCGTCTCGGATGAGGACCGCGGCTCGTCCGTGTCCGAGATCGTGCGCGGCCGCGTGCCGTGGCTGGCGATCAACCTCGGTACGGCGGTGCTCGGCTCGATCGTCATCTCCTGGTTCGAGGTCACCATCGCCCAGATCGTGGCGCTGGTGATCCTCCTGCCCATCGTCTCGGCCATCGGGGGCAATGCCGGTACCCAGGCCCTGACCGTGACGGTGCGCGCCCTGGCGACGCGCGAGCTGAACAGTTCCAACGCGGCCCGCACCTTCCGCCGCGAGCTGGCCGTCGGTCTCGCCAACGGTCTCGTGCTGGCCCCCCTGATCGGGACGGCCGCCGGCCTGTGGTTCCGGGACTGGCGCATCGGCGCCGTGATCGGCATGGCCATGGTGCTGAACCTGCTGGTGGCCGCCACGGTCGGTGTCCTGACCCCCCTGACCCTGTCCCGGCTGAAGTTTGACCCGGCCGTATCCTCCGCCGTCTTCGTGACGGCGACGACGGACTTCTTCGGCTTTTTGATCTTCCTCGGTCTCGCCACCCTCGTCCTGCTGTAG
- the lipB gene encoding lipoyl(octanoyl) transferase LipB, whose product MLSQALSETLSKLVRTDGRPVEWAVSTGYVPYDEAVAAMEARAAAIAAGEAGELIWLLEHPPLYTAGVSSKDGDLLDAARFPVHRSGRGGQFTYHGPGQRVAYVMLDLNHRGKDVRIFVRGLEQWIIGALGEFGVPADVREGRVGVWVERKGPGWSREDKIAAIGVKVRKWVSFHGISLNVEPDLDHFSGIVPCGIAEHGVTSLVDLGVPATMDEADAALRTSFRRVFGAVVEGAAPI is encoded by the coding sequence ATGCTTTCCCAAGCCTTAAGCGAAACCCTGTCGAAGCTGGTCCGTACCGACGGCCGCCCGGTCGAATGGGCGGTGTCGACCGGCTACGTTCCCTATGATGAGGCCGTCGCGGCCATGGAGGCCCGGGCGGCGGCCATCGCCGCGGGCGAGGCGGGGGAGTTGATCTGGCTGCTGGAGCATCCACCGCTTTACACGGCGGGCGTTTCCTCGAAGGACGGCGACCTGCTGGACGCGGCGCGCTTCCCCGTCCACCGCAGCGGCCGGGGCGGGCAGTTCACCTATCACGGGCCGGGTCAGCGGGTGGCCTATGTGATGCTGGACCTGAACCACCGCGGCAAGGATGTGCGGATCTTCGTGCGGGGGCTGGAGCAGTGGATCATCGGCGCGCTCGGTGAATTCGGCGTGCCGGCCGATGTGCGCGAGGGTCGCGTCGGCGTCTGGGTCGAGCGCAAGGGCCCGGGCTGGAGCCGGGAGGACAAGATCGCCGCCATCGGCGTCAAGGTTCGCAAATGGGTCAGTTTCCACGGCATCAGCCTGAACGTGGAGCCGGACCTGGACCACTTCAGCGGCATCGTCCCGTGCGGCATCGCCGAGCATGGGGTGACCAGCCTGGTCGATCTGGGCGTGCCGGCGACGATGGATGAGGCGGACGCGGCGCTTCGGACCAGCTTCCGACGGGTGTTCGGAGCGGTCGTTGAGGGCGCAGCACCGATCTGA
- a CDS encoding lysozyme yields the protein MSETPTPRLKVSREGIVLIKSFEGFRPRAVQDEDGRWIIGYGHTASAREGLTVAEADAELLLQYDLMPVVKALNEQVHSALNQHQFDALASFAVSVGVDRFLASDVLQRLNEGHAGQAADALIGWPEDASADARLRRRAAERALFVADPASAVTLAELLAAPLPPPPVEAAVAPRPPEPEPEAEATAPDARAAALATLLGEASVLPEATPPPAPEPADPEPAEAPATPAADAPAFQSVDAVTRVNLSRYSPYAAAIIGPLPGFAQAEPVAAPVLQPVFTFETPTAAPEPEPQPEPAPEPRHEPEPEPEPEPAPEPEPEPQPDPEPVTEPTPVTPLVSAAPIASPFPAMDPELVLTPATEADFVEPERPVWPSDQRAPAPVDEETVLFEDEPTLSVLRHEVEPAGPRRFDWSETGAFLIMGVTGLAACAASAAAFRLSIEQPSDMGETTVLGWVLALIGIICVGVSSWHLYVRWGKPD from the coding sequence GTGTCCGAAACGCCCACGCCCCGTCTGAAGGTCTCCCGCGAGGGGATAGTCCTCATCAAGAGCTTTGAGGGCTTCCGTCCGCGCGCCGTACAGGACGAGGACGGCCGCTGGATCATCGGCTACGGCCACACCGCCTCAGCCCGCGAGGGCCTGACCGTCGCCGAGGCCGATGCCGAGCTCCTGTTGCAATACGATCTGATGCCGGTGGTGAAGGCGCTGAACGAACAGGTTCACAGCGCGCTGAACCAGCACCAGTTCGACGCCCTGGCCAGTTTCGCCGTCTCCGTCGGCGTCGACCGCTTCCTCGCCTCCGATGTCCTGCAAAGGCTCAATGAGGGCCATGCCGGCCAGGCCGCCGACGCGCTGATCGGCTGGCCCGAAGACGCCTCCGCCGACGCCCGCCTGCGCCGCCGGGCTGCCGAGCGCGCCCTGTTTGTCGCCGATCCGGCCTCCGCCGTCACCCTGGCCGAGCTGCTGGCCGCGCCCCTCCCGCCGCCGCCGGTCGAGGCTGCCGTCGCGCCCCGGCCCCCCGAACCCGAGCCCGAGGCCGAGGCAACCGCGCCTGACGCGCGGGCCGCGGCCCTGGCCACCCTGCTGGGGGAAGCGTCCGTCCTGCCCGAGGCCACACCGCCGCCGGCACCCGAACCCGCTGATCCCGAACCTGCCGAGGCCCCGGCGACGCCCGCCGCGGACGCCCCGGCGTTCCAGTCGGTGGATGCGGTGACGCGGGTCAATCTGAGCCGCTACTCGCCCTACGCCGCCGCCATCATCGGCCCCCTCCCCGGCTTCGCGCAGGCCGAGCCCGTCGCGGCACCGGTGCTGCAGCCGGTCTTCACCTTTGAAACGCCAACCGCGGCACCCGAGCCAGAGCCCCAGCCTGAGCCGGCCCCCGAGCCCAGGCACGAACCCGAACCCGAGCCCGAGCCGGAACCCGCGCCCGAGCCGGAGCCGGAGCCCCAGCCCGACCCGGAGCCGGTCACGGAGCCCACGCCCGTTACACCACTGGTCTCCGCCGCGCCGATCGCCTCGCCCTTCCCGGCGATGGACCCGGAACTGGTCCTGACGCCCGCCACCGAGGCCGATTTCGTCGAGCCCGAACGCCCCGTCTGGCCGTCGGATCAGCGGGCCCCAGCGCCCGTGGACGAGGAAACCGTCCTCTTCGAGGACGAGCCCACCCTGTCGGTGCTGCGCCACGAGGTCGAACCGGCCGGCCCGCGCCGCTTCGACTGGAGCGAGACCGGCGCCTTTCTGATCATGGGCGTCACTGGACTGGCGGCCTGCGCTGCTTCGGCCGCCGCCTTCCGGCTGTCGATCGAACAGCCCTCCGACATGGGTGAGACCACCGTCCTCGGCTGGGTCCTTGCCCTGATCGGCATCATCTGCGTCGGCGTGTCGTCCTGGCACCTCTATGTGCGCTGGGGCAAGCCGGACTGA
- a CDS encoding acetyl/propionyl/methylcrotonyl-CoA carboxylase subunit alpha — MFSKILIANRGEIAVRIIKTCRRMGIATVQVYSEADAGSLAVEMADEAVLIGPAPAAQSYLLADRIVEAVRQTGAEAVHPGFGFLSENAGFARRLRDEGIAFIGPNPEAIDAMGDKISSKKLAAAAGVSTVPGHMGLIETTEEAVRIANEIGYPIMIKASAGGGGKGIRVAHSDADMAEGFAAVKAEALNAFGDDRVFLEKFIIDPRHIEIQVMGDKHGHVVHLFERECSIQRRNQKVIEEAPSPLLDPATRDAMGAQAVALAKAVNYDSAGTVEFVAGQDKSFYFLEMNTRLQVEHPVTELITGVDLVEQMIRSAWGESLAFEQKDLAINGWAIESRIYAEDPYRGFLPSIGRLVRYEQPEEGDQGDYIVRNDSGVREGDEISMFYDPMIAKLCAWGETRDAAVDGMARALEDTHIQGVGHNIPFLAAVMDQPRFRSGNISTSYIKDEFPDGFHGLMPDRRQTDILIASAAAMNEIAAEASGDPSGRTDWIVLIATGSGAGEAHGVSLAYDDDEALTLDLAGEERALQLSDIDWRPGLAQFRAVLDGVPFTAEVARVADGFSIRTRAARARVRVLSPAVAALYARLPEKVAADTSKLIQSPMPGLVVSIPVTVGQEVKTGETVAIIEAMKMQNILKAERDGVVKAVSAAAGDPVAADDVLVEFE, encoded by the coding sequence ATGTTCTCCAAAATCCTGATCGCCAACCGCGGCGAGATCGCCGTCCGCATCATCAAGACCTGCCGCCGCATGGGCATTGCCACAGTGCAGGTCTATTCCGAAGCCGACGCCGGTTCGCTGGCGGTCGAAATGGCCGACGAGGCGGTGCTGATCGGCCCGGCCCCCGCCGCCCAGTCCTATCTGCTCGCGGACAGGATCGTCGAAGCGGTGCGTCAAACGGGCGCGGAGGCGGTCCACCCCGGCTTCGGCTTCCTCAGCGAGAACGCCGGCTTCGCCCGCCGCCTGCGTGATGAGGGCATCGCCTTCATCGGTCCGAATCCCGAAGCGATCGACGCCATGGGCGACAAGATCAGCTCCAAGAAGCTGGCCGCCGCCGCCGGTGTCTCCACCGTCCCGGGCCATATGGGCCTGATCGAGACGACAGAAGAGGCGGTCCGCATCGCCAATGAGATCGGCTATCCGATCATGATCAAGGCTTCGGCCGGCGGCGGCGGCAAGGGCATCCGCGTCGCCCACTCCGACGCCGACATGGCCGAGGGCTTCGCCGCAGTGAAGGCCGAGGCGCTCAACGCCTTCGGCGACGACCGCGTCTTCCTCGAGAAATTCATCATCGACCCGCGCCACATCGAGATCCAGGTGATGGGCGACAAGCACGGCCACGTCGTCCACCTGTTCGAGCGCGAATGCTCGATCCAGCGGCGGAACCAGAAGGTCATCGAGGAGGCCCCCTCCCCGCTGCTCGATCCGGCCACCCGCGACGCCATGGGTGCCCAGGCCGTCGCCCTGGCCAAGGCCGTGAACTACGACAGTGCCGGCACGGTCGAGTTCGTCGCGGGTCAGGACAAGTCGTTTTATTTCCTTGAGATGAACACGCGACTTCAGGTCGAACATCCGGTGACCGAACTGATTACCGGCGTCGATCTGGTCGAGCAGATGATCCGTTCCGCCTGGGGCGAGAGCCTGGCCTTCGAGCAGAAGGACCTCGCCATCAACGGCTGGGCCATCGAGAGCCGCATCTATGCCGAGGACCCCTACCGCGGCTTCCTGCCCTCGATCGGCCGCCTTGTCCGCTACGAACAGCCCGAGGAAGGCGACCAGGGGGACTATATCGTCCGCAACGATTCCGGCGTCCGCGAGGGCGACGAGATCTCCATGTTCTACGACCCCATGATCGCCAAACTGTGCGCCTGGGGCGAGACCCGCGACGCCGCCGTCGACGGCATGGCCCGGGCGCTGGAGGACACCCACATCCAGGGCGTCGGCCACAACATCCCCTTCCTCGCCGCGGTCATGGACCAGCCCCGCTTCCGCTCGGGCAACATCTCGACCAGCTACATCAAGGACGAGTTCCCCGACGGCTTCCACGGCCTGATGCCGGACCGCCGCCAGACCGACATCCTGATCGCCTCGGCCGCCGCGATGAACGAGATCGCGGCCGAAGCGTCCGGCGACCCCTCCGGCCGCACCGACTGGATCGTCCTCATCGCCACGGGATCAGGCGCAGGAGAGGCCCATGGCGTCTCGCTCGCCTATGACGACGATGAGGCCCTGACCCTCGACCTCGCCGGTGAGGAGCGCGCGCTGCAGCTCAGCGACATCGACTGGCGCCCGGGCCTGGCCCAGTTCCGCGCCGTGCTGGACGGCGTCCCCTTCACCGCCGAGGTTGCCCGCGTCGCCGACGGCTTCAGCATCCGCACCCGCGCGGCTCGCGCCCGCGTCCGCGTCCTCAGCCCCGCCGTCGCCGCCCTCTACGCCCGCCTGCCGGAGAAGGTCGCCGCCGACACCTCGAAGCTGATCCAGTCCCCCATGCCCGGCCTCGTCGTCTCCATCCCGGTGACCGTCGGCCAGGAGGTCAAGACCGGCGAGACCGTCGCGATCATCGAGGCCATGAAGATGCAGAACATCCTCAAGGCCGAGCGGGACGGCGTGGTGAAGGCCGTCAGCGCCGCGGCGGGCGACCCGGTGGCCGCGGATGACGTGCTGGTGGAGTTCGAATAG